Proteins from a genomic interval of Xylocopa sonorina isolate GNS202 chromosome 4, iyXylSono1_principal, whole genome shotgun sequence:
- the Ncm gene encoding pre-mRNA-splicing factor nucampholin: MKRSYSKRDGDDYKRYRHSKERDQERERNRDRDHERNRNRNRDRDRHRNYYYDDWSTKRNTSRRKDHDSEELSLEMRSYDQRDSKRSKDYEKENRKKPEKNKIADRKMEKKETNAADEAIERQNRTVEMLTSRTGGAYIPPAKLRMMQAEITDKSGAAYQRIAWEALKKSIHGYINKVNISNIGLITRELLKENIIRGRGLLARSIIQAQAASPTFTSVYAALTAIINSKFPNIGELILKRLVIQFKRGFRRNDKPLCISSGTFIAHLVNQRVAHEILALEILTLLVETPTDDSVEVAIAFLKECGMKLTEVSRKGIEAIFEMLRNILHEGQLDKRVQYMIEVMFQVRKDGFKDHEAVPEELDLVEEENQFTHLVTLDEATDSQDILNVFKFDTEYVNNEDKYKQLSKEILGSDVSGTESEEDDDEEGSSDEDSSTAAAEGKEDIIVDNTETNLTALRRTIYLTIHSSLDFEECAHKLMKMQLKPGQETELCHMFLDCCAQMRTYEKFFGLLAGRFCAINKMYVTPFEQIFQDSYHTIHRLDTNKLRNVSKFFAHLLFTDSISWEVLSCIKLTEEDTTSSNRIFIKILFQELSEYMGLSKLNQRVKDITLQHAFEGLFPRDDPKNTRFAINFFTSIGLGGLTDDLREHLKSHPKPTIVPVLEPKAENPSESSSDSSPSSDNTVSTSSSSSSSSSSSDDSELSSEEELKKEKIKLKKGSKKKKLIKESKKKHKKKDKSTKAKKSK; the protein is encoded by the coding sequence ATGAAGAGGTCGTATTCTAAGCGAGACGGGGATGACTATAAACGTTACAGACATTCTAAAGAACGTGATCAAGAGCGAGAACGCAATCGAGATCGAGACCATGAACGAAATCGGAATCGGAACCGTGATCGAGACCGCCATCGGAATTATTATTACGATGATTGGAGTACTAAAAGGAATACTTCTCGTAGAAAGGATCATGATTCTGAAGAATTAAGCTTAGAAATGCGATCGTATGACCAACGTGACTCAAAGAGGTCAAAAGATTATGAGAAGGAAAATAGAAAGAAACCagagaaaaataaaattgcagatagaaaaatggaaaagaaagaaacaaatGCTGCTGATGAGGCGATAGAAAGACAAAATCGTACAGTTGAAATGTTAACATCGAGAACGGGTGGTGCATATATACCTCCTGCAAAATTGCGTATGATGCAAGCAGAGATTACTGATAAATCAGGAGCTGCATACCAACGTATTGCATGGGAGGCCCTTAAAAAATCAATACATGGTTACATTAATAAAGTTAACATTAGCAATATTGGACTTATAACTCGTGAACttttaaaagaaaatattataagAGGTAGAGGTTTACTTGCTAGGTCTATTATTCAAGCTCAAGCAGCATCACCAACATTTACATCTGTCTATGCAGCTCTTACTGCAATTATTAATTCAAAGTttccaaatattggagaattaaTATTAAAGCGTCTTGTAATACAGTTCAAACGTGGTTTTAGAAGAAACGATAAACCCCTCTGTATATCATCTGGAACATTTATAGCGCATTTAGTAAATCAAAGAGTGGCACATGAAATTTTAGCTTTAGAGATTTTAACCCTATTAGTAGAAACACCAACGGATGATTCTGTAGAAGTGGCAATTGCATTTTTAAAGGAATGTGGTATGAAATTAACTGAAGTTTCTAGAAAGGGTATTGAAGCTATATTTGAAATGTTAAGAAATATATTACACGAGGGACAATTAGATAAAAGAGTTCAGTATATGATTGAAGTTATGTTTCAAGTTCGAAAAGATGGATTTAAAGATCATGAAGCTGTTCCAGAAGAGCTTGATCTTGTGGAGGAAGAAAATCAGTTTACTCATTTAGTAACATTAGATGAAGCAACTGACTCTCAAGACATATTAAACGTTTTTAAGTTTGATACTGAATATGTAAATAACGAAGATAAATATAAACAgttaagtaaagaaatattgggTTCAGATGTTAGTGGTACAGAAAGTGAAGAGGATGATGACGAAGAAGGAAGTTCTGATGAAGATAGTAGTACTGCTGCAGCAGAAGGAAAAGAAGATATAATTGTTGATAACACAGAAACAAACTTAACAGCTCTTAGAAGAACAATATATTTAACAATACATTCGTCGCTAGATTTTGAAGAATGTGCACATAAATTGATGAAAATGCAATTAAAACCTGGTCAAGAAACTGAACTCTGTCATATGTTCTTAGATTGCTGTGCACAAATGAGaacatatgaaaaattctttggACTATTAGCTGGCCGATTTTGTGCTATTAATAAAATGTATGTTACACCATTTGAGCAAATTTTTCAAGATTCGTATCACACAATACATCGATTAGATACAAACAAGTTACGTAACGTATCAAAGTTTTTTGCTCATTTATTATTCACAGATTCAATATCATGGGAAGTATTATCCTGTATAAAATTAACTGAAGAAGATACAACAAGTTCTAATAGGATATTTATCAAAATCTTATTTCAAGAACTTTCAGAATACATGGGACTCTCTAAACTTAATCAACGCGTCAAAGATATTACATTACAACATGCATTTGAAGGATTATTTCCTAGAGATGATCCAAAAAATACTCGTTTTGCTATAAATTTCTTTACGTCTATCGGTTTAGGTGGACTTACAGATGATTTAAGAGAACATCTAAAATCTCATCCAAAACCTACCATAGTACCTGTGCTAGAACCAAAAGCTGAAAATCCTTCAGAATCGTCTTCAGATTCCTCTCCTTCTAGTGATAACACAGTATCAACGTCGTCATCTTCTTCGTCAAGCAGTTCaagttcagatgattctgagCTATCTTCAGAAGaggaattaaaaaaagaaaagataaaGTTAAAAAAGGGAAGTAAAAAAAAGAAGTTGATCAAAGAAAGTAAGAAAAAACATAAAAAAAAGGATAAAAGTACAAAAGCAAAAAAATCTAAATAG
- the Apkc gene encoding protein kinase C iota type isoform X2: MPTQTTENDDIRVKIVYNGEVQITYITPGISVDTLREEMRTICGFCAAGQDQFTMKWVDDEGDPCRIASQQELDEALRLYELEKDTEITIHVFPNVPPAPGMPCQGEDRSIYRRGARRWRKLYRVNGHIFQAKRFNRRAFCAFCQDRIWGLGRQGFKCIQCKLLVHKKCHKVVRKPCLSVQQQQQQQIQSTESQTIDRNGDQQQLDSVQCSPVAHLEDEISESSIVEEHSRNRTGSEEREELSLDTLNDADNSNDMQRQYSLNDFELIRVIGRGSYAKVLMVELKRTKRIYAMKVIKKALVTDDEDIDWVQTEKHVFETASNHPFLVGLHSCFQTPSRLFFVIEFVRGGDLMFHMQRQRRLPEEHARFYAAEISLALNFLHEKGIIYRDLKLDNVLLDHEGHVKLTDYGMCKEGVREGDTTATFCGTPNYIAPEILRGEDYSFSVDWWALGVLLYEMLAGRSPFDIAGASENPDQNTEDYLFQVILQKTIRIPRSLSVKAASVLKGFLCKDPNERLGCGKRPTGFLDIVAHPFFKAIDWEMLEQKQVTPPYKPRLDSDRDLANFPPEFTDEPVHLTPDDPRVIDKIDQSEFEGFEYVNPLLMSLEDCV, encoded by the exons ATGCCTACACAGACAACAGAGAATGATGATATTCGAGTGAAAATTGTTTATAATGG GGAAGTGCAGATTACGTATATCACTCCTGGCATTTCGGTAGATACACTACGAGAAGAAATGCGTACAATATGTGGATTCTGTGCTGCGGGACAAGATCAATTTACAATGAAATGGGTCGACGATGAAGGAGATCCATGCAGAATTGCTTCTCAACAGGAATTGGATGAAGCACTACGTCTCTATGAATTGGAAAAGGATACTGAAATAACAATACATG TTTTTCCTAATGTGCCGCCTGCACCAGGGATGCCCTGTCAGGGAGAAGACA GAAGCATCTACAGACGCGGCGCACGTAGATGGAGGAAGCTGTACCGAGTGAATGGTCATATATTTCAAGCGAAACGTTTCAATCGG CGAGCATTTTGCGCGTTCTGCCAGGACCGGATTTGGGGACTAGGTCGGCAGGGATTCAAGTGCATCCAATGCAAGCTACTGGTGCACAAAAAGTGTCACAAGGTGGTGCGCAAGCCATGCCTGAGTgtacagcaacagcaacaacaacagatACAAAGCACAGAATCACAGACGATCGACAGGAACGGCGATCAACAACAGCTTGATTCTGTTCAATGCAGCCCGGTAGCTCATCTCGAGGATGAGATCTCAGAGTCGTCGATTGTCGAGGAGCATTCACGCAATC GAACTGGAAGTGAAGAAAGAGAGGAATTGTCGCTGGATACGTTAAACGATGCGGATAATTCGAATGATATGCAGAGGCAATATTCATTAAACGATTTCGAACTGATTAGGGTAATCGGTCGTGGTTCCTACGCGAAAGTTTTGATGGTAGAATTGAAGCGTACAAAGAGGATTTACGCGATGAAAGTAATCAAGAAAGCCTTAGTAACAGACGATGAAGATATCGATTGGGTTCAAACGGAAAAGCACGTATTTGAAACCGCCTCGAATCATCCTTTCCTCGTGGGACTTCACTCATGCTTTCAGACACCTTCTCGTTTATTCTTCGTGATTGAATTCGTTCGCGGTGGTGATTTAATGTTCCATATGCAGAGACAACGTCGTCTTCCGGAAGAGCATGCCCGATTTTACGcagctgaaatcagtctcgccTTAAATTTTTTACATGAAAAAG GTATAATCTACAGAGATTTAAAACTGGATAATGTATTACTTGACCATGAGGGACACGTGAAATTGACTGATTATGGAATGTGCAAAGAAGGTGTTCGAGAGGGCGACACAACCGCTACATTTTGTGGCACTCCAAATTATATAGCGCCTGAAATATTGCGGGGTGAAGATTATAGTTTCTCCGTAGATTGGTGGGCGCTTGGTGTACTTTTATATGAAATGCTTGCAGGTCGCAGCCCGTTTGATATTGCGGGCGCGTCAGAAAATCCAGATCAAAACACTGAAGATTATCTCTTCCAAGTTATTTTACAAAAAACTATTCGTATACCAAGGTCATTGTCAGTTAAAGCAGCATCAGTGCTTAAAGGTTTCCTTTGTAAAGATCCAAATGAAAGATTAGGTTGCGGCAAGAGGCCAACTGGTTTCCTTGATATCGTTGCCCATCCATTTTTCAAAGCGATAGATTGGGAGATG TTGGAACAAAAGCAAGTGACACCACCATATAAACCAAGATTAGATTCTGACCGTGACTTAGCAAACTTCCCACCAGAATTTACAGATGAACCAGTTCATTTAACACCGGATGATCC GAGAGTGATCGACAAAATTGATCAAAGCGAATTTGAAGGCTTCGAATATGTGAATCCATTACTTATGTCTCTTGAAGACTGCGTGTGA
- the Apkc gene encoding protein kinase C iota type isoform X1, protein MAWGYWSATSVSDRGRSPRREKDKQQHQALHQQQQQQYHQAETGGMYGVQPVQGELAGVSSSCAVSTGASVGAGSAAVEEPPCSMMIQGGSFYSYSAATAAAAATVGRRIPLAIEGGPSTSSAGIQVLPRDRPIKSSTSAYPPSPSSDSAEYEQPIAGLRGECSPHNSPHDDIFAQPGTSSSSSSRMKLLCDKGMDDTSEVDLDEIIAPEMMYATANRAVGTSTCRVHGTCNPPPDTVPPMPSLIDDTTGASQFWFNDITWVFPNVPPAPGMPCQGEDRSIYRRGARRWRKLYRVNGHIFQAKRFNRRAFCAFCQDRIWGLGRQGFKCIQCKLLVHKKCHKVVRKPCLSVQQQQQQQIQSTESQTIDRNGDQQQLDSVQCSPVAHLEDEISESSIVEEHSRNRTGSEEREELSLDTLNDADNSNDMQRQYSLNDFELIRVIGRGSYAKVLMVELKRTKRIYAMKVIKKALVTDDEDIDWVQTEKHVFETASNHPFLVGLHSCFQTPSRLFFVIEFVRGGDLMFHMQRQRRLPEEHARFYAAEISLALNFLHEKGIIYRDLKLDNVLLDHEGHVKLTDYGMCKEGVREGDTTATFCGTPNYIAPEILRGEDYSFSVDWWALGVLLYEMLAGRSPFDIAGASENPDQNTEDYLFQVILQKTIRIPRSLSVKAASVLKGFLCKDPNERLGCGKRPTGFLDIVAHPFFKAIDWEMLEQKQVTPPYKPRLDSDRDLANFPPEFTDEPVHLTPDDPRVIDKIDQSEFEGFEYVNPLLMSLEDCV, encoded by the exons ATGGCGTGGGGTTATTGGAGTGCAACATCGGTTAGCGATCGGGGTCGATCACCTCGTCGTGAGAAGGATAAACAACAGCATCAAGCATTGcatcagcaacagcaacaacagtaTCATCAAGCGGAAACGGGAGGGATGTACGGTGTGCAGCCAGTACAAGGTGAGCTCGCCGGTGTCAGCTCCTCCTGTGCCGTTTCTACAGGGGCGAGTGTCGGTGCTGGTAGTGCTGCAGTGGAGGAACCACCCTGCAGTATGATGATACAGGGTGGTTCCTTCTATTCTTATTCTGCGGCGACGGCAGCGGCTGCAGCTACCGTTGGGCGTAGGATACCTCTTGCCATTGAAGGAGGTCCATCTACCTCTTCCGCTGGTATTCAAGTATTACCAAGGGATCGACCGATTAAATCGAGCACCAGTGCTTATCCACCGTCGCCGAGTAGTGATTCAGCTGAGTACGAGCAACCAATCGCCGGTCTACGAGGCGAATGTTCACCTCATAACAGTCCCCACGACGATATATTCGCTCAGCCTggtacctcctcctcctcctcctccaggaTGAAGCTTTTATGCGACAAAGGCATGGATGACACGTCCGAGGTCGATCTCGACGAGATTATCGCACCAGAGATGATGTACGCAACTGCTAATCGAGCTGTAGGGACCAGTACGTGTCGAGTGCATGGAACATGTAATCCACCACCAGATACTGTACCACCCATGCCATCCCTCATCGATGATACTACCGGAGCCTCGCAATTTTGGTTCAACGACATCACCTGGG TTTTTCCTAATGTGCCGCCTGCACCAGGGATGCCCTGTCAGGGAGAAGACA GAAGCATCTACAGACGCGGCGCACGTAGATGGAGGAAGCTGTACCGAGTGAATGGTCATATATTTCAAGCGAAACGTTTCAATCGG CGAGCATTTTGCGCGTTCTGCCAGGACCGGATTTGGGGACTAGGTCGGCAGGGATTCAAGTGCATCCAATGCAAGCTACTGGTGCACAAAAAGTGTCACAAGGTGGTGCGCAAGCCATGCCTGAGTgtacagcaacagcaacaacaacagatACAAAGCACAGAATCACAGACGATCGACAGGAACGGCGATCAACAACAGCTTGATTCTGTTCAATGCAGCCCGGTAGCTCATCTCGAGGATGAGATCTCAGAGTCGTCGATTGTCGAGGAGCATTCACGCAATC GAACTGGAAGTGAAGAAAGAGAGGAATTGTCGCTGGATACGTTAAACGATGCGGATAATTCGAATGATATGCAGAGGCAATATTCATTAAACGATTTCGAACTGATTAGGGTAATCGGTCGTGGTTCCTACGCGAAAGTTTTGATGGTAGAATTGAAGCGTACAAAGAGGATTTACGCGATGAAAGTAATCAAGAAAGCCTTAGTAACAGACGATGAAGATATCGATTGGGTTCAAACGGAAAAGCACGTATTTGAAACCGCCTCGAATCATCCTTTCCTCGTGGGACTTCACTCATGCTTTCAGACACCTTCTCGTTTATTCTTCGTGATTGAATTCGTTCGCGGTGGTGATTTAATGTTCCATATGCAGAGACAACGTCGTCTTCCGGAAGAGCATGCCCGATTTTACGcagctgaaatcagtctcgccTTAAATTTTTTACATGAAAAAG GTATAATCTACAGAGATTTAAAACTGGATAATGTATTACTTGACCATGAGGGACACGTGAAATTGACTGATTATGGAATGTGCAAAGAAGGTGTTCGAGAGGGCGACACAACCGCTACATTTTGTGGCACTCCAAATTATATAGCGCCTGAAATATTGCGGGGTGAAGATTATAGTTTCTCCGTAGATTGGTGGGCGCTTGGTGTACTTTTATATGAAATGCTTGCAGGTCGCAGCCCGTTTGATATTGCGGGCGCGTCAGAAAATCCAGATCAAAACACTGAAGATTATCTCTTCCAAGTTATTTTACAAAAAACTATTCGTATACCAAGGTCATTGTCAGTTAAAGCAGCATCAGTGCTTAAAGGTTTCCTTTGTAAAGATCCAAATGAAAGATTAGGTTGCGGCAAGAGGCCAACTGGTTTCCTTGATATCGTTGCCCATCCATTTTTCAAAGCGATAGATTGGGAGATG TTGGAACAAAAGCAAGTGACACCACCATATAAACCAAGATTAGATTCTGACCGTGACTTAGCAAACTTCCCACCAGAATTTACAGATGAACCAGTTCATTTAACACCGGATGATCC GAGAGTGATCGACAAAATTGATCAAAGCGAATTTGAAGGCTTCGAATATGTGAATCCATTACTTATGTCTCTTGAAGACTGCGTGTGA
- the Apkc gene encoding protein kinase C iota type isoform X3: MAWGYWSATSVSDRGRSPRREKDKQQHQALHQQQQQQYHQAETGGMYGVQPVQVFPNVPPAPGMPCQGEDRSIYRRGARRWRKLYRVNGHIFQAKRFNRRAFCAFCQDRIWGLGRQGFKCIQCKLLVHKKCHKVVRKPCLSVQQQQQQQIQSTESQTIDRNGDQQQLDSVQCSPVAHLEDEISESSIVEEHSRNRTGSEEREELSLDTLNDADNSNDMQRQYSLNDFELIRVIGRGSYAKVLMVELKRTKRIYAMKVIKKALVTDDEDIDWVQTEKHVFETASNHPFLVGLHSCFQTPSRLFFVIEFVRGGDLMFHMQRQRRLPEEHARFYAAEISLALNFLHEKGIIYRDLKLDNVLLDHEGHVKLTDYGMCKEGVREGDTTATFCGTPNYIAPEILRGEDYSFSVDWWALGVLLYEMLAGRSPFDIAGASENPDQNTEDYLFQVILQKTIRIPRSLSVKAASVLKGFLCKDPNERLGCGKRPTGFLDIVAHPFFKAIDWEMLEQKQVTPPYKPRLDSDRDLANFPPEFTDEPVHLTPDDPRVIDKIDQSEFEGFEYVNPLLMSLEDCV, translated from the exons ATGGCGTGGGGTTATTGGAGTGCAACATCGGTTAGCGATCGGGGTCGATCACCTCGTCGTGAGAAGGATAAACAACAGCATCAAGCATTGcatcagcaacagcaacaacagtaTCATCAAGCGGAAACGGGAGGGATGTACGGTGTGCAGCCAGTACAAG TTTTTCCTAATGTGCCGCCTGCACCAGGGATGCCCTGTCAGGGAGAAGACA GAAGCATCTACAGACGCGGCGCACGTAGATGGAGGAAGCTGTACCGAGTGAATGGTCATATATTTCAAGCGAAACGTTTCAATCGG CGAGCATTTTGCGCGTTCTGCCAGGACCGGATTTGGGGACTAGGTCGGCAGGGATTCAAGTGCATCCAATGCAAGCTACTGGTGCACAAAAAGTGTCACAAGGTGGTGCGCAAGCCATGCCTGAGTgtacagcaacagcaacaacaacagatACAAAGCACAGAATCACAGACGATCGACAGGAACGGCGATCAACAACAGCTTGATTCTGTTCAATGCAGCCCGGTAGCTCATCTCGAGGATGAGATCTCAGAGTCGTCGATTGTCGAGGAGCATTCACGCAATC GAACTGGAAGTGAAGAAAGAGAGGAATTGTCGCTGGATACGTTAAACGATGCGGATAATTCGAATGATATGCAGAGGCAATATTCATTAAACGATTTCGAACTGATTAGGGTAATCGGTCGTGGTTCCTACGCGAAAGTTTTGATGGTAGAATTGAAGCGTACAAAGAGGATTTACGCGATGAAAGTAATCAAGAAAGCCTTAGTAACAGACGATGAAGATATCGATTGGGTTCAAACGGAAAAGCACGTATTTGAAACCGCCTCGAATCATCCTTTCCTCGTGGGACTTCACTCATGCTTTCAGACACCTTCTCGTTTATTCTTCGTGATTGAATTCGTTCGCGGTGGTGATTTAATGTTCCATATGCAGAGACAACGTCGTCTTCCGGAAGAGCATGCCCGATTTTACGcagctgaaatcagtctcgccTTAAATTTTTTACATGAAAAAG GTATAATCTACAGAGATTTAAAACTGGATAATGTATTACTTGACCATGAGGGACACGTGAAATTGACTGATTATGGAATGTGCAAAGAAGGTGTTCGAGAGGGCGACACAACCGCTACATTTTGTGGCACTCCAAATTATATAGCGCCTGAAATATTGCGGGGTGAAGATTATAGTTTCTCCGTAGATTGGTGGGCGCTTGGTGTACTTTTATATGAAATGCTTGCAGGTCGCAGCCCGTTTGATATTGCGGGCGCGTCAGAAAATCCAGATCAAAACACTGAAGATTATCTCTTCCAAGTTATTTTACAAAAAACTATTCGTATACCAAGGTCATTGTCAGTTAAAGCAGCATCAGTGCTTAAAGGTTTCCTTTGTAAAGATCCAAATGAAAGATTAGGTTGCGGCAAGAGGCCAACTGGTTTCCTTGATATCGTTGCCCATCCATTTTTCAAAGCGATAGATTGGGAGATG TTGGAACAAAAGCAAGTGACACCACCATATAAACCAAGATTAGATTCTGACCGTGACTTAGCAAACTTCCCACCAGAATTTACAGATGAACCAGTTCATTTAACACCGGATGATCC GAGAGTGATCGACAAAATTGATCAAAGCGAATTTGAAGGCTTCGAATATGTGAATCCATTACTTATGTCTCTTGAAGACTGCGTGTGA
- the Apkc gene encoding protein kinase C iota type isoform X4 produces MMTLYIMHELLFPNVPPAPGMPCQGEDRSIYRRGARRWRKLYRVNGHIFQAKRFNRRAFCAFCQDRIWGLGRQGFKCIQCKLLVHKKCHKVVRKPCLSVQQQQQQQIQSTESQTIDRNGDQQQLDSVQCSPVAHLEDEISESSIVEEHSRNRTGSEEREELSLDTLNDADNSNDMQRQYSLNDFELIRVIGRGSYAKVLMVELKRTKRIYAMKVIKKALVTDDEDIDWVQTEKHVFETASNHPFLVGLHSCFQTPSRLFFVIEFVRGGDLMFHMQRQRRLPEEHARFYAAEISLALNFLHEKGIIYRDLKLDNVLLDHEGHVKLTDYGMCKEGVREGDTTATFCGTPNYIAPEILRGEDYSFSVDWWALGVLLYEMLAGRSPFDIAGASENPDQNTEDYLFQVILQKTIRIPRSLSVKAASVLKGFLCKDPNERLGCGKRPTGFLDIVAHPFFKAIDWEMLEQKQVTPPYKPRLDSDRDLANFPPEFTDEPVHLTPDDPRVIDKIDQSEFEGFEYVNPLLMSLEDCV; encoded by the exons ATGATGACGTTATACATAATGCATGAACTAC TTTTTCCTAATGTGCCGCCTGCACCAGGGATGCCCTGTCAGGGAGAAGACA GAAGCATCTACAGACGCGGCGCACGTAGATGGAGGAAGCTGTACCGAGTGAATGGTCATATATTTCAAGCGAAACGTTTCAATCGG CGAGCATTTTGCGCGTTCTGCCAGGACCGGATTTGGGGACTAGGTCGGCAGGGATTCAAGTGCATCCAATGCAAGCTACTGGTGCACAAAAAGTGTCACAAGGTGGTGCGCAAGCCATGCCTGAGTgtacagcaacagcaacaacaacagatACAAAGCACAGAATCACAGACGATCGACAGGAACGGCGATCAACAACAGCTTGATTCTGTTCAATGCAGCCCGGTAGCTCATCTCGAGGATGAGATCTCAGAGTCGTCGATTGTCGAGGAGCATTCACGCAATC GAACTGGAAGTGAAGAAAGAGAGGAATTGTCGCTGGATACGTTAAACGATGCGGATAATTCGAATGATATGCAGAGGCAATATTCATTAAACGATTTCGAACTGATTAGGGTAATCGGTCGTGGTTCCTACGCGAAAGTTTTGATGGTAGAATTGAAGCGTACAAAGAGGATTTACGCGATGAAAGTAATCAAGAAAGCCTTAGTAACAGACGATGAAGATATCGATTGGGTTCAAACGGAAAAGCACGTATTTGAAACCGCCTCGAATCATCCTTTCCTCGTGGGACTTCACTCATGCTTTCAGACACCTTCTCGTTTATTCTTCGTGATTGAATTCGTTCGCGGTGGTGATTTAATGTTCCATATGCAGAGACAACGTCGTCTTCCGGAAGAGCATGCCCGATTTTACGcagctgaaatcagtctcgccTTAAATTTTTTACATGAAAAAG GTATAATCTACAGAGATTTAAAACTGGATAATGTATTACTTGACCATGAGGGACACGTGAAATTGACTGATTATGGAATGTGCAAAGAAGGTGTTCGAGAGGGCGACACAACCGCTACATTTTGTGGCACTCCAAATTATATAGCGCCTGAAATATTGCGGGGTGAAGATTATAGTTTCTCCGTAGATTGGTGGGCGCTTGGTGTACTTTTATATGAAATGCTTGCAGGTCGCAGCCCGTTTGATATTGCGGGCGCGTCAGAAAATCCAGATCAAAACACTGAAGATTATCTCTTCCAAGTTATTTTACAAAAAACTATTCGTATACCAAGGTCATTGTCAGTTAAAGCAGCATCAGTGCTTAAAGGTTTCCTTTGTAAAGATCCAAATGAAAGATTAGGTTGCGGCAAGAGGCCAACTGGTTTCCTTGATATCGTTGCCCATCCATTTTTCAAAGCGATAGATTGGGAGATG TTGGAACAAAAGCAAGTGACACCACCATATAAACCAAGATTAGATTCTGACCGTGACTTAGCAAACTTCCCACCAGAATTTACAGATGAACCAGTTCATTTAACACCGGATGATCC GAGAGTGATCGACAAAATTGATCAAAGCGAATTTGAAGGCTTCGAATATGTGAATCCATTACTTATGTCTCTTGAAGACTGCGTGTGA
- the LOC143422858 gene encoding uncharacterized protein LOC143422858 → MYELQDKLAKLRIDPLLNINSRNRGYHNNVFLMTYSEENENDNNYTEYRLSPPFPFRYESPMCSSSLSITDVMYGSSNNNEIISNYEEHNYDDEEDESPKKGLLKQMFCLPLN, encoded by the coding sequence ATGTACGAATTGCAGGACAAGCTTGCAAAGCTTCGTATCGATCCCCTATTGAATATCAACTCAAGAAATCGAGGTTATCACAACAATGTTTTCTTAATGACATATTCTGAAGAGAATGAGAACGACAATAATTATACTGAATATCGGTTATCGCCACCTTTTCCATTCCGATACGAAAGTCCGATGTGCTCCAGTTCTCTAAGTATCACAGACGTTATGTACGGCTCTAGCAATAACAATGAGATCATTAGTAACTATGAGGAACACAATTACGATGATGAGGAAGACGAAAGTCCAAAGAAAGGACTTTTGAAGCAAATGTTTTGCCTTCCATTAAATTAA